Proteins from a genomic interval of Rosa chinensis cultivar Old Blush chromosome 2, RchiOBHm-V2, whole genome shotgun sequence:
- the LOC112185930 gene encoding methionine aminopeptidase 2B-like: MEYTLIRIIILNLWRTTSEEKRELERLEKLLYNSVRRAAEVHRQVRKYIRGILKPGMLMTDLCETLENTVRKLISENGLEAGIAFPTGCSLNWDFLN; encoded by the exons ATGGAATATACTCTTATTAGAATTATTATCCT CAACTTGTGGAGGACTACTTCTGAAGAGAAGAGGGAGTTGGAGCGCCTTGAAAAACTATTATATAATTCAGTTCGTCGAGCTGCAGAAGTTCATCGCCAG GTACGGAAATACATCAGAGGGATTTTAAAGCCTGGAATGTTGATGACTGATTTGTGTGAGACTTTGGAGAACACAGTCCGTAAGTTAATATCCGAGAATGGCCTGGAAGCAGGCATTGCATTCCCCACAGGATGCTCTTTGAATTG GGACTTTTTGAACTGA